Proteins from a single region of Amblyomma americanum isolate KBUSLIRL-KWMA chromosome 10, ASM5285725v1, whole genome shotgun sequence:
- the LOC144106273 gene encoding barrier-to-autointegration factor-like has product MSTTSEKHRNFVSEPMGDKDVTDIAGIDGDLGTRMKDKGFDKAYIVVGKFLVTGRNRDEFIPWLKDVGGANDEQAEACFQCLNEYCREFC; this is encoded by the exons ATGTCGACGACATCAGAGAAGCATCGCAACTTCGTTTCTGAGCCAATGGGAGACAAGGACGTCACAGACATCGCTGGCATAGACGGCGACCTCGGAACGCGGATGAAAGACAAAGGGTTTGATAAA GCCTACATTGTCGTGGGCAAGTTCCTCGTGACAGGACGGAACAGGGACGAGTTCATCCCCTGGCTGAAGGACGTGGGTGGTGCCAACGACGAGCAGGCGGAAGCCTGCTTCCAGTGCTTGAACGAGTACTGCCGCGAGTTCTGCTGA